Proteins encoded by one window of Phenylobacterium soli:
- a CDS encoding IS1595 family transposase, translated as MSILSAPHFHNEKAAYAYIEARVWPEGPVCPHCGCFGRIYELKGKSTRIGVRKCGDCRKPFTVKVGTIFESSHVPLRYWLQAMFLMASSKKGISANQLHRTLGVTLKTAWFMAHRIREAMRDGDLAPFGHEGSPVEVDETYIGREPGEPVTKGGNHKMKVLSLVDRASGRARSHVLDYVTAKTVGEIVATNLSREAILMTDEARHYVKIGENYAGHGHTNHAAGEYVSRFNPLVHTNTVEGYFSIFKRGMRGVYQHCAKRHLHRYLAEFDFRYSNRVALGIGDAARADIALRGIVGKRLTYQTARGQA; from the coding sequence GTGTCGATACTCTCAGCGCCCCACTTCCACAACGAGAAAGCCGCCTACGCCTACATTGAGGCGCGGGTCTGGCCGGAAGGGCCGGTTTGCCCGCACTGCGGTTGCTTCGGACGCATCTACGAGCTGAAGGGCAAGAGCACCCGGATCGGCGTCCGCAAGTGCGGCGACTGCCGCAAGCCCTTCACCGTGAAGGTCGGGACCATCTTCGAGTCCAGCCACGTCCCGCTGCGCTACTGGCTGCAAGCGATGTTCCTCATGGCTTCGAGCAAGAAGGGCATCAGCGCCAACCAGCTTCACCGCACCCTCGGCGTGACCCTCAAGACCGCCTGGTTCATGGCGCACCGTATCCGCGAGGCCATGCGTGACGGCGATCTGGCGCCCTTCGGCCACGAAGGCTCGCCCGTCGAGGTTGATGAGACCTACATCGGCCGTGAGCCGGGCGAGCCCGTCACCAAGGGCGGCAATCACAAGATGAAGGTTCTCAGCCTCGTGGATCGCGCCTCGGGCCGCGCCCGTTCTCACGTGCTGGACTACGTGACCGCTAAGACCGTGGGCGAGATCGTCGCCACCAACCTGAGCCGCGAAGCGATCCTGATGACCGACGAGGCCCGCCACTACGTGAAGATCGGCGAGAACTACGCGGGCCACGGCCACACCAACCACGCGGCCGGGGAGTACGTCTCCCGCTTCAATCCGCTGGTCCACACCAACACCGTCGAAGGGTACTTCTCGATCTTCAAGCGCGGCATGCGCGGCGTGTACCAGCACTGCGCCAAGCGCCATCTGCACCGCTACCTCGCCGAGTTCGACTTCCGGTACTCCAACCGCGTCGCGCTCGGGATCGGCGATGCCGCTCGCGCCGACATTGCCCTTCGGGGTATCGTGGGCAAGCGCCTCACCTATCAAACAGCTCGTGGGCAAGCCTGA
- a CDS encoding AAA family ATPase — protein sequence MQAIHMPTLNISEFSCLDEATFQLAPVNVIIGPQGSGKSVTTKLFYFLTDIQTSYFQYAERGDTIEDYKKQVARLFKIWFPPSAWGQGRFNIGYTAGDFSVRLLRRKSQGKLSEDLSVTFSEWFSDIYNETRHQFERQKDFEDIESTSNLSISELDRGWRVREVMQRRALRDLERQYIGQQTFIPAGRAFFTSIGRLVAGLEQAGSLDPVTLKFARLFANLRDRNASRRPGYASRLGHEFLTRRKHIMNQLFGGEIRFENETEFVQAEDGRRIPFTSLSSGQQELLPMWSLMDYFSEIDALTYRGPGRPVRRASELVYIEEPEAHLFPSAQSLLMEFLIGSLVSERSQRSLVITTHSPYIMGKLNVFLKAGQLSRRKKRNQDINNVVPRDCWLDENRLSALAIENGTMRDLTDSDGLIDGTYLDQVSEDISRQFSTLLKIESEI from the coding sequence TTGCAGGCCATCCATATGCCGACTCTCAACATCTCCGAGTTCTCGTGCCTCGACGAAGCCACCTTCCAACTCGCACCTGTGAACGTCATCATCGGTCCACAGGGGAGCGGAAAGAGCGTAACGACCAAATTATTCTACTTTCTTACGGATATACAGACTTCGTATTTTCAATATGCGGAGCGTGGGGATACAATCGAGGATTATAAGAAGCAAGTTGCCCGCCTATTTAAAATCTGGTTTCCCCCGTCTGCTTGGGGGCAGGGGCGGTTCAATATCGGATACACTGCAGGTGATTTTTCCGTTCGCCTGCTTAGACGAAAGTCTCAAGGAAAACTATCCGAGGACCTATCGGTCACCTTTTCGGAATGGTTTTCCGATATATACAATGAGACGCGGCATCAGTTCGAGCGACAAAAAGATTTCGAAGACATCGAGTCTACCTCGAATCTCTCGATAAGCGAACTAGATAGGGGGTGGCGCGTCAGAGAGGTCATGCAGAGGCGCGCGCTGAGAGATCTAGAGCGTCAGTATATTGGACAGCAAACGTTTATTCCTGCCGGTCGAGCTTTTTTTACAAGCATTGGAAGGCTCGTGGCGGGCCTCGAGCAAGCTGGAAGCCTCGATCCAGTTACCTTAAAATTTGCGCGGCTCTTCGCAAATCTGCGCGATCGGAACGCCTCAAGGCGCCCTGGGTACGCCTCGCGACTCGGTCATGAGTTCCTCACCCGGAGGAAGCACATCATGAATCAGTTGTTCGGAGGGGAGATCCGTTTCGAAAATGAAACTGAATTTGTCCAGGCCGAAGATGGCCGACGGATTCCGTTCACTTCGCTTTCTAGTGGGCAGCAAGAACTCCTGCCGATGTGGTCGCTCATGGATTATTTTAGCGAGATAGACGCGCTGACATATCGAGGGCCGGGTCGTCCTGTTAGGCGCGCTAGTGAGCTTGTGTACATCGAGGAGCCTGAGGCTCACCTATTTCCATCGGCGCAGAGCTTATTGATGGAATTTCTCATTGGTTCGCTTGTCTCTGAGCGGAGTCAGAGAAGTTTGGTGATTACGACCCACAGTCCTTACATCATGGGCAAGCTGAATGTTTTCTTGAAGGCTGGTCAACTATCTCGCAGAAAAAAGAGAAATCAAGATATAAATAATGTAGTACCTAGGGATTGTTGGTTGGACGAAAACCGACTTTCCGCCCTTGCTATTGAGAACGGGACTATGCGTGATCTCACGGATAGTGATGGGTTGATCGACGGTACATATCTTGATCAGGTCTCGGAAGACATATCTCGACAGTTTTCTACGCTCCTAAAGATCGAGTCGGAGATTTAA
- a CDS encoding acyl-CoA dehydrogenase family protein: MAVLTEEQSMLKDAAKSWVQEKSPVTAFRKVRDSGVELGYDAAAWNEMAEMGWAGVIIPEEFGGSNFGYLSLGLILEELGRTLTASPLLASGLAGASALILGGSDAQKSEWLPKIADGTAVATLAVDEGPHHNPEKVETKFDGGKITGKKTFVLEGMAANLFVVSAKGANGVGLYLVKGDDAGVKRTRLHLADSRGAANVEFAGAAAEPLNGGAELVEKVLDRARAGVCAEMLGAAVQAFETTLEYLKTRVQFGQVIGSFQALQHRAAKMFTDLELSRSAVEAALTAIDNDAPDTAELVSLAKAKMGDTFHLVSNEMVQMHGGIGMTDAHDAGFYLKRARACEAAFGNQAFHRDRYARIQGY, encoded by the coding sequence ATGGCCGTTCTGACCGAAGAACAGAGCATGCTGAAGGACGCGGCGAAGAGCTGGGTCCAGGAGAAGAGCCCCGTCACCGCCTTCCGCAAGGTGCGCGATAGCGGCGTGGAGCTGGGCTATGACGCCGCCGCCTGGAACGAGATGGCGGAGATGGGCTGGGCCGGGGTCATCATCCCGGAAGAATTCGGTGGCTCGAACTTCGGCTACCTGTCGCTGGGCCTGATCCTCGAAGAGCTCGGCCGCACCCTGACCGCCTCGCCGCTGCTGGCCTCGGGCCTGGCCGGCGCCTCGGCCCTGATCCTCGGCGGCTCGGACGCCCAGAAGTCGGAGTGGCTGCCGAAGATCGCCGACGGCACCGCGGTCGCCACCCTCGCCGTGGACGAGGGCCCGCACCACAACCCGGAGAAGGTCGAGACCAAGTTCGACGGCGGCAAGATCACCGGCAAGAAGACCTTCGTGCTGGAAGGCATGGCGGCCAACCTGTTCGTCGTCTCGGCCAAGGGTGCGAACGGCGTCGGCCTCTACCTGGTGAAGGGTGACGACGCGGGCGTGAAGCGCACCCGCCTGCACCTCGCCGACAGCCGCGGCGCGGCCAACGTCGAGTTCGCCGGCGCCGCCGCCGAGCCGCTGAACGGCGGCGCGGAGCTGGTGGAGAAGGTCCTCGACCGCGCCCGCGCCGGTGTCTGCGCCGAGATGCTGGGCGCCGCCGTCCAGGCCTTCGAGACCACCCTCGAGTACCTGAAGACCCGCGTCCAGTTCGGCCAGGTCATCGGCTCCTTCCAGGCCCTGCAGCACCGCGCGGCCAAGATGTTCACCGACCTCGAGCTCTCGCGCTCGGCGGTCGAGGCGGCCCTGACGGCGATCGACAACGACGCGCCGGACACCGCCGAGCTCGTCAGCCTGGCCAAGGCCAAGATGGGCGACACCTTCCACCTGGTGTCGAACGAGATGGTCCAGATGCATGGCGGCATCGGCATGACCGACGCCCACGACGCCGGCTTCTACCTCAAGCGCGCCCGCGCCTGCGAAGCCGCCTTCGGCAACCAGGCCTTCCATCGCGACCGCTACGCGCGGATCCAGGGCTACTGA
- a CDS encoding acyl-CoA dehydrogenase family protein, with protein MADFGGSDLDAFRAEAREWIEANFPASLKGKPNPMMREERTKPSEDMEKWRKAMGEKGWGVPTWPKEYGAAGLTSAHARIIQQELARAGAYNPIGGMGVMMFGPTLLEYGNEAQKQQHIPPIVKGDLQWCQGFSEPGAGSDLASLQTRAEDKGDHFLVNGQKIWTSGAQYADWCFCLVRTDTTKKHEGISFVLFPMHQPGVEVRPIKLISGNSPFCETFITDVKVPKDQLVGPLNGGWTIAKRLLQHERSGLAGAGGGFGPQKTLDQIAKDYVGVDEKGRIADPDLRTRVIMNNIEIRAFQQTAMRAMAESKGNQNPSAATSIMKNAGTRAMQERAELVLEIMGHQGLGWEGEGFKPDELAAVRGWLGGKATTIYGGSQEVQSNIISKRILGLPDLTQSK; from the coding sequence ATGGCGGATTTTGGAGGCAGCGATCTCGACGCCTTCCGCGCCGAGGCGCGTGAATGGATCGAGGCGAACTTCCCGGCCTCGCTGAAGGGCAAGCCCAACCCGATGATGCGGGAGGAGCGCACCAAGCCCAGCGAGGACATGGAGAAGTGGCGCAAGGCCATGGGCGAGAAGGGCTGGGGCGTCCCCACCTGGCCGAAGGAATACGGCGCGGCGGGGCTGACCTCGGCGCATGCGCGGATCATCCAGCAGGAGCTGGCGCGCGCCGGCGCCTACAACCCGATCGGCGGCATGGGCGTGATGATGTTCGGCCCGACCCTGCTCGAGTACGGTAACGAGGCCCAGAAGCAGCAGCACATTCCGCCGATCGTCAAAGGTGATCTTCAGTGGTGCCAAGGTTTCAGTGAGCCGGGCGCCGGCTCGGATCTTGCCTCTCTTCAGACCAGAGCCGAGGACAAGGGCGACCATTTCCTCGTTAACGGCCAAAAGATCTGGACGAGCGGCGCTCAATACGCCGACTGGTGCTTCTGCCTGGTGCGCACCGACACCACCAAGAAGCACGAGGGCATCAGCTTCGTCCTGTTCCCGATGCACCAGCCGGGCGTCGAAGTCCGCCCGATCAAGCTGATCAGCGGCAACAGCCCGTTCTGCGAGACCTTCATCACCGACGTGAAGGTGCCGAAGGACCAGCTCGTGGGCCCGCTGAACGGCGGCTGGACCATCGCCAAGCGCCTGCTCCAGCACGAGCGCTCGGGCCTGGCCGGCGCCGGCGGCGGCTTCGGTCCGCAGAAGACCCTGGACCAGATCGCCAAGGACTATGTGGGCGTCGACGAGAAGGGCCGCATCGCCGACCCGGACCTGCGCACCCGCGTGATCATGAACAACATCGAGATCCGCGCCTTCCAGCAGACCGCGATGCGCGCCATGGCCGAGTCCAAGGGCAACCAGAACCCCTCGGCCGCCACCTCGATCATGAAGAACGCCGGCACCCGCGCCATGCAGGAGCGGGCCGAGCTGGTGCTCGAGATCATGGGCCACCAGGGCCTCGGCTGGGAGGGCGAGGGCTTCAAGCCCGACGAGCTCGCCGCCGTGCGCGGCTGGCTAGGCGGCAAGGCGACGACGATCTACGGCGGCAGCCAGGAGGTGCAGTCCAACATCATCTCCAAGCGCATCCTGGGCCTGCCGGACCTGACGCAGAGCAAGTGA
- a CDS encoding acyl-CoA dehydrogenase family protein has translation MADFGGSDLDAFRAEARQWLEANFPKSLAFSEAALIPGGEKPTGDALLWKQRMAEKGWGTPTWPTEYGGGGLSGPQGRIVQQEMERLGAYNPMAGMGISMFGPTLLEYGTEDQKARHIPPIVKGELRWCQGYSEPGAGSDLASLQTKLEDRGDHWVVNGQKIWTSGAQWADWCFCLVRTDTTKKHEGISFVLINMRQPGVETRPIKLIAGNSPFCETFFTDARVEKNDMVGPLNGGWTIGKRLLQHERSGQGGARMMMGPNVVDLAKRYVGLDASGRLADQDLRTRIAKHQIDAKAHTLTLKRAADEAKGNQNPSATTSVMKNSGTWIGQEKAELLLEIMGSQGLGWEGDEYTKEERDAVRSWLSGKATTIFGGSQEIQSNIVSKRILGLPDTTQNG, from the coding sequence ATGGCCGATTTCGGCGGCTCCGATCTGGACGCCTTCCGGGCTGAAGCCCGCCAGTGGCTCGAGGCGAATTTCCCCAAGTCGCTCGCCTTCTCCGAGGCGGCGCTGATCCCCGGCGGTGAGAAGCCCACCGGCGACGCCCTGCTGTGGAAGCAGCGGATGGCCGAGAAGGGCTGGGGCACGCCGACCTGGCCGACCGAGTACGGCGGCGGCGGCCTCTCGGGCCCGCAGGGCCGCATCGTCCAGCAGGAGATGGAGCGCCTCGGCGCCTACAATCCGATGGCCGGCATGGGCATCTCGATGTTCGGCCCGACCCTGCTGGAATACGGCACCGAGGACCAGAAGGCCCGCCACATCCCGCCGATCGTGAAGGGCGAGCTGCGCTGGTGCCAGGGCTACTCCGAGCCGGGCGCCGGCTCCGACCTCGCCAGCCTGCAGACCAAGCTGGAAGATCGCGGCGACCACTGGGTGGTCAACGGTCAAAAAATTTGGACGAGCGGCGCGCAGTGGGCGGACTGGTGCTTCTGCCTGGTGCGCACGGACACCACCAAGAAGCACGAGGGCATCAGCTTCGTGCTGATCAACATGCGCCAGCCCGGCGTCGAAACCCGGCCGATCAAGCTGATCGCCGGCAACAGCCCGTTCTGCGAGACCTTCTTCACCGACGCCCGCGTCGAGAAGAACGACATGGTCGGCCCGCTGAACGGCGGCTGGACCATCGGCAAGCGCCTGCTGCAGCACGAGCGGTCCGGCCAGGGCGGCGCGCGGATGATGATGGGCCCGAACGTGGTCGACCTCGCCAAGCGCTACGTCGGCCTCGACGCCAGCGGCCGCCTCGCCGACCAGGACCTGCGCACCCGCATCGCCAAGCACCAGATCGACGCCAAGGCCCATACCCTGACGCTCAAGCGCGCCGCCGACGAGGCCAAGGGCAACCAGAACCCCTCGGCCACCACCTCGGTAATGAAGAACTCGGGCACCTGGATCGGCCAGGAGAAGGCCGAGCTGCTGCTCGAGATCATGGGGAGCCAGGGCCTCGGCTGGGAGGGCGACGAATACACCAAGGAAGAGCGCGACGCGGTGCGCTCCTGGCTCTCGGGCAAGGCGACGACGATCTTCGGCGGCAGCCAGGAGATCCAGTCGAACATCGTCTCCAAGCGCATCCTTGGCCTGCCCGACACGACCCAGAACGGGTGA
- a CDS encoding acyl-CoA dehydrogenase family protein, whose amino-acid sequence MADFGGADLETFRSEAREWLKANFPKALAHDYDTQLAKLQARPETPEAKAWREALGKKGWGTPTWPKEYGGGGLSRAEAKVLAEEMAAVGARSPIGGMGVAFFGPTLLEYGSEELKREHLPGIIMGEVWWCQGYSEPGSGSDLASLQTFAEDKGDHFLVNGSKVWTSGAQHADRCYCLVRTDKAKKHEGISFLLIDMKAQGVEVRPIKLINGTSPFCETFFTNVKVPKDQLFGPLNGGWTVAKRLMQFERDSIAGSLGGGNIGQTVAMPTIPEAAKAYVGVDETGRIADADLRRRITEHLMDNRAFQLTMRRAADEAKGSGGPSNAAAIMKYAGAKVAQERNELMLEAMGNQGLGWEGEGFTEQELAAVRTMLRSKANSIEGGTSEINLNIVSKRVLGLPDPK is encoded by the coding sequence ATGGCGGATTTCGGCGGCGCGGATCTGGAGACCTTCCGGTCGGAGGCGCGGGAGTGGCTGAAGGCCAACTTTCCCAAGGCCCTGGCCCACGACTACGACACCCAGCTCGCCAAGCTGCAGGCGCGCCCCGAAACGCCCGAGGCCAAGGCCTGGCGCGAGGCGCTCGGCAAGAAGGGCTGGGGCACGCCCACCTGGCCGAAAGAGTACGGCGGCGGCGGACTGTCCCGCGCCGAGGCCAAGGTGCTCGCCGAGGAGATGGCCGCCGTCGGCGCCCGCAGCCCGATCGGCGGCATGGGCGTGGCCTTCTTCGGCCCGACCCTGCTCGAATACGGCTCGGAAGAGCTGAAACGTGAGCACCTGCCGGGCATCATCATGGGCGAGGTGTGGTGGTGCCAGGGCTATTCCGAGCCCGGCTCCGGCTCGGACCTCGCCTCCCTGCAGACCTTCGCCGAGGACAAGGGCGACCACTTCCTCGTTAACGGGTCGAAGGTGTGGACGAGCGGCGCCCAGCACGCCGACCGGTGCTACTGCCTGGTGCGGACCGACAAGGCGAAGAAGCACGAGGGGATCAGCTTCCTGCTGATCGACATGAAGGCGCAGGGCGTCGAGGTGCGGCCGATCAAGCTGATCAACGGCACCTCGCCCTTCTGCGAGACCTTCTTCACCAATGTGAAGGTGCCGAAGGATCAGCTGTTCGGCCCGCTGAACGGCGGCTGGACGGTGGCCAAGCGGCTGATGCAGTTCGAGCGGGACTCGATCGCCGGCAGCCTCGGCGGCGGCAACATCGGCCAGACCGTGGCCATGCCGACCATCCCCGAAGCGGCCAAGGCCTACGTCGGCGTCGACGAGACCGGCCGCATCGCCGATGCGGACCTGCGCCGGCGGATCACCGAGCACCTGATGGACAACCGCGCCTTCCAGCTGACCATGAGGCGGGCGGCGGACGAGGCGAAGGGCTCGGGCGGCCCCTCGAACGCCGCGGCGATCATGAAGTACGCCGGCGCCAAGGTCGCCCAGGAGCGCAACGAGCTGATGCTCGAGGCCATGGGCAATCAGGGCCTCGGCTGGGAGGGCGAGGGCTTCACCGAGCAGGAGCTGGCCGCGGTGCGCACCATGCTGCGCTCGAAGGCCAACTCGATCGAAGGCGGCACCTCGGAGATCAACCTCAACATCGTCTCCAAGCGCGTCCTCGGCCTGCCCGACCCGAAATGA
- a CDS encoding acyl-CoA dehydrogenase family protein has protein sequence MADFGGADLEAFRTEVRDWLAANYPAELKDPNAKTDPEAVWGGRAFDGASDPQVTWMQRMAEKGWTAPTWPKEYGGGGLSPAQARVLDQELAAGRYRPALLSFGLWMLGPVLLEYANEEQKKEHLPRIIQGKIRWCQGYSEPGAGSDLAGLQTKCEDKGDHWLINGSKIWTSYADKADWCFCLVRTDPSKKHEGISFVLIDMKTPGVETRPIRLISGESPFCETFFTDVKVPKGNLVGRLNGGWEIAKRLLQYERQNISAGFGEGGSAGGASGDLAQIAKTYLGLEGGRLADIDLRRRITENKMNFQALRQTIARSAAESKAGNGPSATTSIIKYAAAEFAKERSELMVEALGNQGLGWEGEGFAPLELTAVRGWLRTKANSIEGGTSEINLNVISKRVLGLPDPK, from the coding sequence ATGGCCGATTTCGGCGGCGCCGATCTTGAGGCTTTCCGCACGGAGGTGCGTGACTGGCTGGCGGCCAACTATCCGGCCGAACTCAAGGACCCCAACGCCAAGACGGACCCCGAAGCCGTCTGGGGCGGCCGCGCCTTCGACGGCGCGTCGGACCCGCAGGTCACCTGGATGCAGCGGATGGCCGAGAAAGGCTGGACCGCCCCGACCTGGCCCAAGGAGTACGGCGGCGGTGGCCTGAGCCCGGCCCAGGCCCGGGTGCTCGACCAGGAGCTGGCCGCCGGCCGCTATCGCCCGGCCCTGCTCTCGTTCGGCCTGTGGATGCTGGGTCCGGTGCTGCTCGAGTACGCCAACGAGGAGCAGAAGAAGGAGCACCTGCCCAGGATCATCCAGGGCAAAATCCGCTGGTGCCAGGGCTACTCCGAGCCGGGCGCCGGCTCCGACCTCGCCGGCCTGCAGACCAAGTGCGAGGACAAGGGCGACCACTGGCTGATCAACGGCTCGAAGATCTGGACCAGCTATGCCGACAAGGCCGACTGGTGCTTCTGTCTGGTGCGGACGGACCCGAGCAAGAAGCACGAGGGCATCTCCTTCGTGCTGATCGACATGAAGACGCCGGGCGTCGAGACGCGGCCGATCCGGCTGATCAGCGGCGAGAGCCCGTTCTGCGAGACCTTCTTCACCGACGTGAAGGTGCCGAAGGGCAACCTCGTGGGCCGGCTGAACGGCGGCTGGGAGATCGCCAAGCGCCTCCTTCAGTACGAGCGCCAGAACATCTCCGCCGGCTTCGGCGAGGGCGGCTCGGCGGGCGGCGCCTCGGGCGACCTGGCGCAGATCGCCAAGACCTACCTCGGCCTCGAGGGCGGGCGGCTGGCCGACATCGACCTGCGCCGGCGGATCACCGAGAACAAGATGAACTTCCAGGCCCTGCGGCAGACCATCGCCCGCTCGGCGGCGGAATCGAAGGCCGGCAACGGTCCCTCGGCGACCACCTCGATCATCAAGTACGCGGCCGCCGAGTTCGCCAAGGAGCGCTCCGAGCTGATGGTCGAGGCGCTGGGCAACCAGGGCCTCGGCTGGGAGGGCGAAGGCTTCGCCCCGCTGGAGCTCACCGCGGTGCGCGGCTGGCTGCGGACCAAGGCCAACTCCATCGAGGGCGGCACCTCGGAGATCAATCTGAACGTGATCTCCAAGCGGGTGCTGGGGCTTCCCGACCCGAAGTAG
- a CDS encoding GNAT family N-acetyltransferase → MDLFRNLKDLRPAALAAAPWSAALLTLAAGVMLLASGATPSEPVRFMRLLEVAPVYLIEASHFLSSLFGLWLVLLAFGLRARLDAAWAATMVVLLVAAPLSLLKGLNWEETAALATLAVLLFPFRAAFPRRARLTRMEITPGWLVSAACAVAGAGLLGLWSFQHADYADMPWWRVMADADAERAVRAWAGAAVALFAFGLWRLFASAATPRITGARDPGYEKVRDILSRAEAAEPSSNLALLGDKRFLFSASGDSFLMFGVRGRSWIALGSTVGRREERLELFWSFRELADSHAARPGFYGLAADDLPDVVELGFSLQKVGESATVPLETFSIEGRKRGNLRRAWRKAAEEGASFEVVSGEALQALMPELQRISDEWLGHHAGGEKGFSMGGFFAEYIAEFPVAVVRDHGRLVAFANIWITAARSAFSMDLMRYGDDAPKNIMDYLFVELIAWGREQGYAAFEFGMAPLAGLEDRPLAPIMSRVGNLLFERGEEIYNFQGVRRYKDKYDPVWQPRYIAAAHKWAIPLLMADVGLLSSGGVAGLSKRPKKAEETPSAPGDHAEQIEHVGGKVEPDGAK, encoded by the coding sequence ATGGACCTCTTTCGCAATCTGAAGGATCTGCGTCCCGCCGCCCTGGCCGCCGCGCCCTGGAGCGCAGCCTTGCTGACCCTTGCCGCCGGGGTCATGCTGCTGGCGTCCGGCGCGACGCCGTCGGAGCCGGTGCGCTTCATGCGCCTGCTGGAAGTCGCCCCGGTCTATCTCATCGAGGCCAGCCACTTCCTCTCCAGCCTGTTTGGCCTGTGGCTGGTGCTGCTGGCTTTCGGGCTGCGGGCCCGGCTGGACGCCGCCTGGGCGGCGACCATGGTGGTGCTGCTGGTCGCCGCGCCGCTCTCGCTTCTGAAGGGACTCAACTGGGAGGAAACGGCGGCGCTCGCCACGCTGGCGGTCCTGCTGTTCCCGTTCCGCGCCGCCTTTCCCCGGCGCGCGCGCCTGACGCGGATGGAGATCACCCCGGGCTGGCTGGTTTCGGCGGCCTGCGCTGTCGCCGGCGCGGGCCTCCTTGGCCTCTGGTCGTTCCAGCACGCCGACTACGCGGACATGCCCTGGTGGCGTGTGATGGCCGACGCCGACGCCGAGCGAGCCGTTCGCGCCTGGGCTGGGGCCGCGGTGGCCCTGTTCGCCTTCGGCCTGTGGCGCCTCTTCGCCTCGGCCGCGACGCCGAGGATCACGGGCGCCCGCGATCCGGGCTACGAGAAGGTCCGCGACATCCTCTCCCGCGCCGAGGCGGCCGAGCCGTCGTCCAACCTGGCGCTGCTGGGCGATAAGCGCTTCCTGTTCTCCGCCTCGGGCGACAGCTTCCTGATGTTCGGGGTGCGGGGCCGCAGCTGGATCGCGCTGGGCTCGACGGTCGGCAGGCGCGAGGAGCGGCTCGAACTCTTCTGGTCGTTCCGCGAGCTGGCCGACAGCCATGCCGCCCGGCCGGGCTTCTACGGCCTCGCGGCCGACGACCTGCCCGACGTGGTCGAGCTCGGCTTCTCGCTTCAGAAGGTGGGGGAGAGCGCCACCGTGCCGCTCGAGACCTTCTCGATCGAGGGTCGGAAGCGCGGCAACCTGCGGCGCGCCTGGCGCAAGGCGGCGGAAGAGGGCGCCTCGTTCGAGGTGGTCTCCGGCGAGGCCCTGCAGGCGCTGATGCCCGAGCTGCAGCGCATCTCGGACGAATGGCTGGGGCACCACGCCGGCGGGGAGAAGGGCTTCTCCATGGGCGGCTTCTTCGCAGAGTACATCGCCGAGTTCCCGGTGGCGGTGGTGCGCGACCACGGACGGCTGGTGGCGTTCGCCAACATCTGGATCACGGCGGCGCGGTCGGCCTTCTCCATGGACCTGATGCGCTACGGCGACGACGCGCCAAAGAACATCATGGACTACCTCTTCGTCGAGCTGATCGCCTGGGGCCGGGAGCAGGGCTACGCGGCTTTCGAGTTCGGCATGGCGCCGCTGGCGGGCCTTGAGGACCGGCCGCTCGCCCCCATCATGTCGCGGGTCGGCAACCTGCTCTTCGAGCGCGGCGAGGAGATCTACAACTTCCAGGGCGTGCGCCGGTACAAGGACAAGTACGACCCGGTCTGGCAGCCGCGCTATATCGCCGCGGCGCACAAGTGGGCCATCCCCCTCTTGATGGCCGACGTGGGCCTGCTTTCGTCCGGCGGCGTCGCCGGGCTGTCGAAACGGCCGAAGAAGGCGGAGGAGACGCCCTCAGCGCCCGGTGATCACGCCGAACAGATTGAGCACGTGGGCGGTAAGGTAGAGCCCGACGGCGCCAAATAG